A part of Halictus rubicundus isolate RS-2024b chromosome 4, iyHalRubi1_principal, whole genome shotgun sequence genomic DNA contains:
- the Sec24cd gene encoding COPII coat complex component secretory 24CD isoform X3, translated as MVQIRTMTQRNTQFEPSTNNPHIMPSSTGQNNIVNQISNMSLGDQQRPPSANFPLPPLPGKSTPPMSTPSNISRFNNVQDAPPGAVGPIGQTDPGGNPLSPISGQDLQQKAIPKNPSTFQSGFPFSGHPMDSNLGQYYPGQTTLPEQGFNAGLTNQSGQRNVADPSPGQPSFSRPPPTGQKSTPPLPGQPNLSNVPTQGQPSLSNSPLPRQQNLSSPSMPFQPHLSGPPLPSQQSQNNATPHGVHGQQNLPGPPPPKQNLSALSNLPSPPLPGPPLPGQQYPPMQGQQRPGQSYPEYSSMPSYNLHGQSNLPGPPLMGQQSMPSPPMSNQQTMPPPPMSNQQNIAPPPIPSQQAFPPPPMSSQQNIAPPPMLGQQNMATSLLPGQQNFNRQPYTGQQNLPEPQAQPPLPGQPMGHMMNATSNLPSSGQRQYTSAPPMQGQTMGAPLGVNRFTPGAMAGYQTGGYQGYNNDMYNAQRVSYHGGTPGPGVGYQQGDTQTQQVKRLDPDHMPSPIQVIQDDQRDKGDVFITNQSGLVPPLVTTKFITQDQGNASPRYIRSTMYTVPTTSDILKQTNVPFAVIVSPMARIAEGEYEPPIVDMGESGPVRCVRCKAYMSPFMQFIDAGRRFQCMFCKATTGVPEEYFQHLDHTGQRMDRYERPELMLGTYEYLATKEYCKNDTFPKPPAIVFVIDVSYNTVKSGLVNLLCAKMKSILRNLPVDVGQSKSNMKVGFITYNNTVHFYNVNSCLAQPQMMVVGDVQDVFMPLLDGFLCDVEESEAVIDSLMTQIPAMFADTRETETILAPAIQAGLEALKASDRVGKLLVFHSSLPIADAPGKLKNRDDRKVLGTEKEKTVLAPQNSVYNNLGQDCEGAGCSVDLFIFNNSYVDIATIGQVARLTGGEVYKYTYFQADIDGDRLIADVINNISRPIAFNATMRVRTSTGVRATDFFGHFFMSNTTEMELASIDCNKAIAVEVKHDDKLTEDEGVYIQAALLYTSCSGIRRLRIINLSLKTSSQLAELYRACDLDAIINFFAKQSVFKLIESSPKTIKDNLIARSSCMLAAYRKHCASPSSAGQLILPECMKLLPLYTNALLRTDALSGADMTIDDRSFVMQAVATMPISISVAYIYPRLFSLHNVDPQDTELPQMLRCSIDKFSEDGAYLLENSIHMFLWLGLGLSPQWVQAVFGVPSVVQVDTDRTSLPILDTPLNKRITDIIDRMRMERHRCMRLTIVRQREKLEMVLRHFLIEDRGNDGSPSYVDFICHMHKEIRTLLSQ; from the exons ATGGTTCAAATACGTACAATGACACAAC GAAATACTCAATTTGAACCATCAACAAATAATCCACACATTATGCCATCGTCAACCGGTCAGAATAATATAGTTAATCAAATTTCCAACATGTCTTTGGGTGATCAACAAAGACCACCATCTGCG AATTTTCCTCTACCACCTCTACCCGGGAAAAGTACTCCACCAATGTCTACACCTTCAAATATCAGTAGATTTAACAATGTCCAAGATGCACCACCTGGAGCTG TAGGGCCTATTGGACAAACTGATCCTGGTGGAAACCCTTTGTCGCCAATTTCTGGACAAGATTTACAGCAGAAGGCGATTCCAAAAAATCCTTCCACGTTTCAGTCTGGTTTCCCTTTCTCTGGACATCCTATGGACTCTAATCTAGGACAATATTATCCTGGCCAAACTACATTACCTGAACAAGGATTTAATGCAGGATTAACCAATCAAAGTGGCCAAAGAAACGTCGCTGACCCATCTCCCGGACAACCAAGTTTCTCTAGGCCACCACCGACGGGACAAAAATCAACTCCACCTTTACCAGGCCAACCGAATTTATCTAATGTACCAACGCAGGGACAACCAAGCCTCTCCAATTCACCTCTACCAAGACAACAAAATCTGTCTAGCCCATCAATGCCATTTCAACCACATTTATCTGGGCCTCCATTACCAAGTCAACAAAGTCAAAATAATGCAACTCCACATGGAGTACATGGGCAACAGAATTTGCCTGGACCACCGCCACCAAAACAAAATTTATCAGCGCTGTCAAATTTGCCTAGTCCTCCTCTTCCTGGACCTCCTTTGCCGGGGCAACAGTATCCACCAATGCAAGGTCAGCAAAGACCTGGCCAATCCTATCCGGAATATTCGAGCATGCCATCGTATAATCTACATGGTCAATCGAATCTGCCTGGTCCTCCTTTGATGGGTCAACAAAGCATGCCTTCGCCTCCAATGTCAAACCAACAAACTATGCCCCCGCCTCCGATGTCGAATCAACAAAACATTGCTCCGCCGCCAATTCCGAGTCAACAAGCTTTTCCCCCGCCTCCGATGTCAAGTCAACAAAACATTGCTCCACCACCAATGCTGGGCCAACAAAACATGGCCACATCTCTGTTACCGGGTCAACAAAATTTCAACAGACAACCATACACGGGACAACAAAATTTACCCGAGCCACAAGCTCAACCTCCATTACCAGGTCAACCTATGGGGCACATGATGAATGCTACTTCGAATTTACCATCATCAGGGCAAAGACAGTACACGTCTGCTCCTCCTATGCAGGGACAAACTATGGGAGCTCCGTTAGGAGTTAATCGTTTCACGCCCGGTGCAATGGCTGGTTACCAAACCGGTGGATACCAAGGCTATAATAAT GATATGTACAATGCTCAAAGAGTTTCATATCACGGTGGTACACCTGGTCCAGGTGTAGGATATCAGCAAGGAGATACTCAGACGCAACAAGTTAAACGTTTGGATCCTGACCACATGCCAAGCCCG ATTCAAGTAATACAAGATGATCAACGTGACAAAGGGGATGTGTTTATAACAAATCAAAGTGGATTGGTTCCACCATTAGTAACTACCAAGTTTATAACGCAGGATCAGGGGAATGCATCTCCTAGATACATTAGATCCACAATGTACACTGTTCCTACCACTTCAGATATTTTGAAACAA ACGAATGTTCCGTTTGCTGTAATAGTAAGTCCAATGGCTCGTATAGCGGAAGGAGAGTACGAACCGCCTATTGTAGATATGGGAGAGAGTGGTCCAGTTCGCTGCGTCCGATGCAAAGCGTACATGAGTCCATTTATGCAATTTATTGATGCCGGCAGAAGATTTCAGTGCATGTTTTGTAAAGCAACCACTGGAG TTCCAGAAGAATATTTCCAGCATTTGGATCATACCGGTCAACGCATGGATCGCTATGAAAGACCAGAATTAATGTTGGGAACGTATGAATATCTTGCTACAAAAGAATACTGCAAA AACGATACTTTCCCTAAACCACCAGCTATTGTGTTCGTGATCGATGTGTCTTACAACACAGTTAAGTCTGGCTTAGTCAATTTACTCTGTGCGAAAATGAAATCAATTCTGCGGAATCTGCCCGTTGACGTTGGTCAATCGAAATCGAACATGAAAGTAGGATTTATAACGTACAATAATACGgtacatttttacaatgtaAACTCATGCCTTGCCCAACCGCAAATGATGGTTGTGGGAGACGTACAAGATGTGTTTATGCCACTCCTTGACGGGTTCCTGTGCGATGTTGAAGAAAGCGAAGCCGTTATCGACAGTTTAATGACGCAGATACCAGCCATGTTCGCGGACACACGCGAAACGGAAACTATTCTTGCACCTGCGATACAAGCTGGACTAGAAGCACTAAAG GCTTCGGACCGTGTTGGCAAATTACTGGTTTTCCACTCTTCCTTACCGATTGCTGATGCTCCTGGCAAATTGAAGAATCGCGACGATCGTAAAGTGCTTGGGACGGAGAAAGAAAAAACGGTATTAG CACCGCAGAATAGCGTTTATAATAACCTAGGGCAAGATTGTGAAGGTGCAGGATGTTCTGTAGATCTGTTTATCTTTAATAATTCGTATGTAGACATTGCAACGATAGGTCAGGTTGCCAGATTAACCGGCGGAGAAGTGTACAAATACACCTACTTCCAG GCCGACATAGATGGGGATCGTTTAATCGCGGACGTTATTAACAACATTAGTAGACCAATCGCATTTAATGCCACCATGCGTGTACGCACGTCTACTGGTGTTCGAGCAACCGATTTCTTCGGACATTTCTTTATGTCGAACACCACAGAGATGGAATTAGCTAGTATAGATTGCAATAAG GCAATTGCCGTAGAAGTGAAGCACGACGACAAATTGACGGAGGACGAGGGTGTATATATTCAAGCTGCTTTGTTGTATACTTCCTGCAGCGGAATCAGAAGATTGCGTATCATTAACCTTAGTTTAAAGACATCGTCTCAATTAGCTGAATTATACCGTGCGTGTGACCTAGACGCCATTATAAATTTCTTCGCCAAACAAA GTGTTTTCAAGTTAATCGAATCGTCTCCAAAAACTATAAAGGACAATTTGATCGCAAGAAGTTCGTGCATGCTAGCTGCATACCGGAAACACTGTGCCTCCCCATCGAGTGCTGGTCAATTAATATTGCCGGAGTGCATGAAATTACTCCCACTTTATACAAACGCATTATTACGGACCGATGCATTATCTG GTGCTGACATGACTATCGACGACAGATCTTTTGTTATGCAAGCTGTTGCTACGATGCCTATTTCAATATCAGTAGCGTACATTTACCCGAGGTTATTTTCCTTACACAATGTTGATCCTCAAGACACAGAATTACCGCAAATGCTACGTTGTTCTATTGACAAATTCTCCGAGGACGGCGCGTATTTACTTG AAAACAGTATCCATATGTTCTTATGGCTGGGCCTTGGACTTTCTCCACAGTGGGTACAGGCAGTGTTCGGAGTTCCATCAGTGGTCCAAGTTGACACAGATCGTACTTCACTGCCAATATTAGACACTCCATTAAATAAACGAATAACAGATATTATCGATCGTATGCGCATGGAGAGGCACCGTTGCATGAGG TTAACTATAGTGAGACAGCGGGAGAAACTTGAAATGGTGTTACGTCACTTCTTGATCgaagatagaggaaacgatggAAGTCCCAGTTACGTTGACTTCATTTGCCATATGCACAAAGAAATAAGAACACTTCTTAGCCAATAA
- the Sec24cd gene encoding COPII coat complex component secretory 24CD isoform X2 has product MVQIRTMTQRNTQFEPSTNNPHIMPSSTGQNNIVNQISNMSLGDQQRPPSANFPLPPLPGKSTPPMSTPSNISRFNNVQDAPPGAGPIGQTDPGGNPLSPISGQDLQQKAIPKNPSTFQSGFPFSGHPMDSNLGQYYPGQTTLPEQGFNAGLTNQSGQRNVADPSPGQPSFSRPPPTGQKSTPPLPGQPNLSNVPTQGQPSLSNSPLPRQQNLSSPSMPFQPHLSGPPLPSQQSQNNATPHGVHGQQNLPGPPPPKQNLSALSNLPSPPLPGPPLPGQQYPPMQGQQRPGQSYPEYSSMPSYNLHGQSNLPGPPLMGQQSMPSPPMSNQQTMPPPPMSNQQNIAPPPIPSQQAFPPPPMSSQQNIAPPPMLGQQNMATSLLPGQQNFNRQPYTGQQNLPEPQAQPPLPGQPMGHMMNATSNLPSSGQRQYTSAPPMQGQTMGAPLGVNRFTPGAMAGYQTGGYQGYNNDMYNAQRVSYHGGTPGPGVGYQQGDTQTQQVKRLDPDHMPSPIQVIQDDQRDKGDVFITNQSGLVPPLVTTKFITQDQGNASPRYIRSTMYTVPTTSDILKQTNVPFAVIVSPMARIAEGEYEPPIVDMGESGPVRCVRCKAYMSPFMQFIDAGRRFQCMFCKATTGVPEEYFQHLDHTGQRMDRYERPELMLGTYEYLATKEYCKNDTFPKPPAIVFVIDVSYNTVKSGLVNLLCAKMKSILRNLPVDVGQSKSNMKVGFITYNNTVHFYNVNSCLAQPQMMVVGDVQDVFMPLLDGFLCDVEESEAVIDSLMTQIPAMFADTRETETILAPAIQAGLEALKASDRVGKLLVFHSSLPIADAPGKLKNRDDRKVLGTEKEKTVLAPQNSVYNNLGQDCEGAGCSVDLFIFNNSYVDIATIGQVARLTGGEVYKYTYFQADIDGDRLIADVINNISRPIAFNATMRVRTSTGVRATDFFGHFFMSNTTEMELASIDCNKAIAVEVKHDDKLTEDEGVYIQAALLYTSCSGIRRLRIINLSLKTSSQLAELYRACDLDAIINFFAKQSVFKLIESSPKTIKDNLIARSSCMLAAYRKHCASPSSAGQLILPECMKLLPLYTNALLRTDALSGGADMTIDDRSFVMQAVATMPISISVAYIYPRLFSLHNVDPQDTELPQMLRCSIDKFSEDGAYLLENSIHMFLWLGLGLSPQWVQAVFGVPSVVQVDTDRTSLPILDTPLNKRITDIIDRMRMERHRCMRLTIVRQREKLEMVLRHFLIEDRGNDGSPSYVDFICHMHKEIRTLLSQ; this is encoded by the exons ATGGTTCAAATACGTACAATGACACAAC GAAATACTCAATTTGAACCATCAACAAATAATCCACACATTATGCCATCGTCAACCGGTCAGAATAATATAGTTAATCAAATTTCCAACATGTCTTTGGGTGATCAACAAAGACCACCATCTGCG AATTTTCCTCTACCACCTCTACCCGGGAAAAGTACTCCACCAATGTCTACACCTTCAAATATCAGTAGATTTAACAATGTCCAAGATGCACCACCTGGAGCTG GGCCTATTGGACAAACTGATCCTGGTGGAAACCCTTTGTCGCCAATTTCTGGACAAGATTTACAGCAGAAGGCGATTCCAAAAAATCCTTCCACGTTTCAGTCTGGTTTCCCTTTCTCTGGACATCCTATGGACTCTAATCTAGGACAATATTATCCTGGCCAAACTACATTACCTGAACAAGGATTTAATGCAGGATTAACCAATCAAAGTGGCCAAAGAAACGTCGCTGACCCATCTCCCGGACAACCAAGTTTCTCTAGGCCACCACCGACGGGACAAAAATCAACTCCACCTTTACCAGGCCAACCGAATTTATCTAATGTACCAACGCAGGGACAACCAAGCCTCTCCAATTCACCTCTACCAAGACAACAAAATCTGTCTAGCCCATCAATGCCATTTCAACCACATTTATCTGGGCCTCCATTACCAAGTCAACAAAGTCAAAATAATGCAACTCCACATGGAGTACATGGGCAACAGAATTTGCCTGGACCACCGCCACCAAAACAAAATTTATCAGCGCTGTCAAATTTGCCTAGTCCTCCTCTTCCTGGACCTCCTTTGCCGGGGCAACAGTATCCACCAATGCAAGGTCAGCAAAGACCTGGCCAATCCTATCCGGAATATTCGAGCATGCCATCGTATAATCTACATGGTCAATCGAATCTGCCTGGTCCTCCTTTGATGGGTCAACAAAGCATGCCTTCGCCTCCAATGTCAAACCAACAAACTATGCCCCCGCCTCCGATGTCGAATCAACAAAACATTGCTCCGCCGCCAATTCCGAGTCAACAAGCTTTTCCCCCGCCTCCGATGTCAAGTCAACAAAACATTGCTCCACCACCAATGCTGGGCCAACAAAACATGGCCACATCTCTGTTACCGGGTCAACAAAATTTCAACAGACAACCATACACGGGACAACAAAATTTACCCGAGCCACAAGCTCAACCTCCATTACCAGGTCAACCTATGGGGCACATGATGAATGCTACTTCGAATTTACCATCATCAGGGCAAAGACAGTACACGTCTGCTCCTCCTATGCAGGGACAAACTATGGGAGCTCCGTTAGGAGTTAATCGTTTCACGCCCGGTGCAATGGCTGGTTACCAAACCGGTGGATACCAAGGCTATAATAAT GATATGTACAATGCTCAAAGAGTTTCATATCACGGTGGTACACCTGGTCCAGGTGTAGGATATCAGCAAGGAGATACTCAGACGCAACAAGTTAAACGTTTGGATCCTGACCACATGCCAAGCCCG ATTCAAGTAATACAAGATGATCAACGTGACAAAGGGGATGTGTTTATAACAAATCAAAGTGGATTGGTTCCACCATTAGTAACTACCAAGTTTATAACGCAGGATCAGGGGAATGCATCTCCTAGATACATTAGATCCACAATGTACACTGTTCCTACCACTTCAGATATTTTGAAACAA ACGAATGTTCCGTTTGCTGTAATAGTAAGTCCAATGGCTCGTATAGCGGAAGGAGAGTACGAACCGCCTATTGTAGATATGGGAGAGAGTGGTCCAGTTCGCTGCGTCCGATGCAAAGCGTACATGAGTCCATTTATGCAATTTATTGATGCCGGCAGAAGATTTCAGTGCATGTTTTGTAAAGCAACCACTGGAG TTCCAGAAGAATATTTCCAGCATTTGGATCATACCGGTCAACGCATGGATCGCTATGAAAGACCAGAATTAATGTTGGGAACGTATGAATATCTTGCTACAAAAGAATACTGCAAA AACGATACTTTCCCTAAACCACCAGCTATTGTGTTCGTGATCGATGTGTCTTACAACACAGTTAAGTCTGGCTTAGTCAATTTACTCTGTGCGAAAATGAAATCAATTCTGCGGAATCTGCCCGTTGACGTTGGTCAATCGAAATCGAACATGAAAGTAGGATTTATAACGTACAATAATACGgtacatttttacaatgtaAACTCATGCCTTGCCCAACCGCAAATGATGGTTGTGGGAGACGTACAAGATGTGTTTATGCCACTCCTTGACGGGTTCCTGTGCGATGTTGAAGAAAGCGAAGCCGTTATCGACAGTTTAATGACGCAGATACCAGCCATGTTCGCGGACACACGCGAAACGGAAACTATTCTTGCACCTGCGATACAAGCTGGACTAGAAGCACTAAAG GCTTCGGACCGTGTTGGCAAATTACTGGTTTTCCACTCTTCCTTACCGATTGCTGATGCTCCTGGCAAATTGAAGAATCGCGACGATCGTAAAGTGCTTGGGACGGAGAAAGAAAAAACGGTATTAG CACCGCAGAATAGCGTTTATAATAACCTAGGGCAAGATTGTGAAGGTGCAGGATGTTCTGTAGATCTGTTTATCTTTAATAATTCGTATGTAGACATTGCAACGATAGGTCAGGTTGCCAGATTAACCGGCGGAGAAGTGTACAAATACACCTACTTCCAG GCCGACATAGATGGGGATCGTTTAATCGCGGACGTTATTAACAACATTAGTAGACCAATCGCATTTAATGCCACCATGCGTGTACGCACGTCTACTGGTGTTCGAGCAACCGATTTCTTCGGACATTTCTTTATGTCGAACACCACAGAGATGGAATTAGCTAGTATAGATTGCAATAAG GCAATTGCCGTAGAAGTGAAGCACGACGACAAATTGACGGAGGACGAGGGTGTATATATTCAAGCTGCTTTGTTGTATACTTCCTGCAGCGGAATCAGAAGATTGCGTATCATTAACCTTAGTTTAAAGACATCGTCTCAATTAGCTGAATTATACCGTGCGTGTGACCTAGACGCCATTATAAATTTCTTCGCCAAACAAA GTGTTTTCAAGTTAATCGAATCGTCTCCAAAAACTATAAAGGACAATTTGATCGCAAGAAGTTCGTGCATGCTAGCTGCATACCGGAAACACTGTGCCTCCCCATCGAGTGCTGGTCAATTAATATTGCCGGAGTGCATGAAATTACTCCCACTTTATACAAACGCATTATTACGGACCGATGCATTATCTGGtg GTGCTGACATGACTATCGACGACAGATCTTTTGTTATGCAAGCTGTTGCTACGATGCCTATTTCAATATCAGTAGCGTACATTTACCCGAGGTTATTTTCCTTACACAATGTTGATCCTCAAGACACAGAATTACCGCAAATGCTACGTTGTTCTATTGACAAATTCTCCGAGGACGGCGCGTATTTACTTG AAAACAGTATCCATATGTTCTTATGGCTGGGCCTTGGACTTTCTCCACAGTGGGTACAGGCAGTGTTCGGAGTTCCATCAGTGGTCCAAGTTGACACAGATCGTACTTCACTGCCAATATTAGACACTCCATTAAATAAACGAATAACAGATATTATCGATCGTATGCGCATGGAGAGGCACCGTTGCATGAGG TTAACTATAGTGAGACAGCGGGAGAAACTTGAAATGGTGTTACGTCACTTCTTGATCgaagatagaggaaacgatggAAGTCCCAGTTACGTTGACTTCATTTGCCATATGCACAAAGAAATAAGAACACTTCTTAGCCAATAA